A genomic window from Dermacentor silvarum isolate Dsil-2018 chromosome 9, BIME_Dsil_1.4, whole genome shotgun sequence includes:
- the LOC125940067 gene encoding neuropeptide-like protein 31, with product MKTLVCTLVVLAFLATASAGYHGGYGHGYGHGGYSHAITHHYDNQRAHYGYGGYGHGYGGYGGYGRGYGGYGGYGYGHGFYG from the coding sequence GTTTGCACCCTCGTTGTCCTCGCCTTCCTGGCCACTGCCAGCGCTGGCTACCACGGCGGCTATGGTCACGGTTACGGCCACGGAGGCTACAGCCACGCCATCACTCACCATTACGACAACCAGAGAGCGCACTACGGCTACGGAGGATACGGGCACGGCTATGGAGGATACGGAGGCTACGGCCGGGGCTACGGGGGATACGGAGGCTACGGTTATGGTCATGGGTTCTACGGCTAG